One Oryza glaberrima chromosome 11, OglaRS2, whole genome shotgun sequence genomic region harbors:
- the LOC127754206 gene encoding plasma membrane ATPase 2-like, producing MPREPAAAAAAEDVVARLGTDEATGLTGEEAARHLKLYGPNLVADHPLAGGRLLATLKCILLLLGWDHSFTEYIKYEIGWESWEHLIFPWSREMVCVMFINSSSWVAMAAALVYLAINSAGQTTYELAVIVSLLAGSLCACFVAKVLANRAKAPLEAKAFVRRTKVLRDGIWKHEDAANLVPGDIIYLKCGDIVPANACVLNMAQIDTKTIRHERHVSYVMGSLIYYGWAVSCGEGTAVVTATGNCIPTSTLKLYPRRFSRPGQLRKGVMATGTFCFCLVLVGITSEVLVKLFFHQSIGTLHSGHFMPLIGLIPMSMPAVLYLALALGSRRLSKLGVASRGTFALEDLASMDAMLFNMTGTLTCNKPYFDKDKIEVLTDGIDKDHAVLLAARASKAHNELYKEPIDAAILGLMDDPEQVRVGINVIEHRSRMFVAMTLMYMTTYIDGNGSKCSVLKGDPALMLRDCSCSNEVKEHIRKRIDTLGLDGHQCIAVGRIVNSRLDIISLLPFIDDLRGDSAEAVVNLTDMSLSVIVLTESPMTITKHVCGRLGKLGLNVLHADSMRELVSSKNELFLNINGISDLFVEYNRYVISNLRTYFGRRSAMVGYEFSDADSIHESDIGIAVADATDSTKSESDIVLTEHALLCVSSAVQTSREICQIMKGCMVYAVSSTVHAFTVRLILLLWRLELPCFPMLVIAACNYCTSTAMLFERAKSSQSPDSLKAKKIIVTCAAFGSYVALSTVVFFIFTTRTDFISHIFKARLLRLLVGHDEEIKSALFLQMSILNHAFGLFAQSCDGHCSGPLVTISFVLSQLVATVIAVYGVANSPLPKGIGWGWAGFIWLYNFVLLLSLMLICDLCNLAKFNISGITCRRLFTSWTQWMEKCRRVLNRGKMWMVMLIFPAISGLILVWSICAYHAMKVQQQ from the exons ATGCCACGGgagcctgcggcggcggcggcggcggaggacgtcgTGGCCCGTCTCGGCACCGACGAGGCGACCGGGCTgacgggagaggaggcggcgcgccacCTCAAGTTGTACGGACCTAACCTCGTCGCCGATCACCCCCTG GCGGGTGGCAGGCTTCTTGCAACACTCAAGTGCATCCTCTTGCTCTTGGGGTGGGATCACTCCTTCACCGAGTATATTAAATACGAAATTGGATGGGAGTCATGGGAGCATCTTATCTTCCCCTGGTCCAGGGAGATGGTATGTGTCATGTTCATCAATTCCTCATCATGGGTGGCAATGGCGGCTGCGCTTGTGTACCTTGCCATTAACTCGGCTGGTCAGACAACCTATGAACTGGCCGTTATCGTTTCGTTACTTGCGGGAAGTCTGTGTGCATGCTTTGTTGCTAAGGTCCTTGCCAATCGTGCTAAGGCACCGCTGGAAGCTAAAGCTTTTGTGCGAAGGACCAAGGTTCTGAGGGATGGGATATGGAAACATGAGGATGCGGCCAATCTCGTCCCTGGGGATATCATATATCTCAAGTGTGGTGATATCGTGCCAGCCAATGCTTGTGTCCTCAACATGGCGCAGATCGACACCAAAACCATTCGTCATGAAAGGCATGTTAGCTATGTGATGGGTTCCCTTATATACTATGGCTGGGCTGTCTCCTGCGGCGAAGGGACTGCTGTTGTTACCGCGACAGGCAATTGCATCCCCACGAGCACTCTGAAGCTTTATCCGAGACGATTCTCTCGGCCTGGGCAGCTTAGGAAGGGTGTCATGGCTACTGGCACTTTTTGCTTCTGCCTAGTACTTGTTGGCATCACAAGTGAGGTTCttgttaaattatttttccATCAAAGCATAGGCACGCTGCACAGTGGCCACTTTATGCCGCTTATTGGTCTAATACCAATGTCGATGCCTGCTGTGCTCTACCTGGCATTGGCACTAGGCTCTCGGAGACTTTCCAAACTGGGGGTTGCCAGCCGGGGAACTTTTGCTCTTGAAGACTTGGCTAGCATGGATGCTATGCTCTTCAACATGACTGGCACTTTGACATGCAACAAGCCCTATTTTGACAAGGACAAGATTGAAGTGCTTACAGATGGTATTGATAAAGATCATGCTGTCCTTTTGGCTGCGCGGGCTTCCAAAGCACACAATGAACTGTACAAAGAACCGATTGATGCAGCCATTCTAGGCCTTATGGATGATCCAGAACAG GTACGAGTTGGCATTAATGTTATAGAGCACCGCTCCCGCATGTTTGTTGCAATGACATTGATGTACATGACTACTTACATTGATGGAAATGGCTCCAAGTGTTCTGTGCTCAAAGGTGACCCTGCATTG ATGCTTCGTGATTGCAGTTGTAGCAATGAAGTCAAAGAGCATATACGCAAACGTATTGATACGCTCGGTCTTGATGGGCACCAATGTATTGCTGTTGGACGTATTGTTAACTCTCGGTTGGACATCATTAGTCTTCTACCTTTCATAGATGATCTCCGAGGCGATAGTGCTGAAGCTGTTGTTAATCTTACTGATATGAGTCTGAGTGTAATAGTACTTACAG AAAGCCCAATGACAATTACGAAGCACGTATGTGGAAGACTTGGAAAACTGGGCTTAAATGTGTTACATGCCGACTCTATGCGGGAGTTGGTAAGCAGCAAAAATGAGCTTTTCTTGAATATCAATGGGATTTCTGATCTCTTTGTAG AATATAACCGTTATGTTATATCAAATCTGAGAACTTATTTTGGTCGTCGTAGTGCAATGGTTGGATATGAATTTTCGGATGCTGATTCTATCCATGAAAGCGATATTGGAATCGCAGTTGCTGATGCCACTGATAGCACCAAAAGTGAATCTGATATTGTTTTGACTGAGCATGCCTTGCTGTGTGTTTCTTCTGCTGTTCAAACCAGTAGGGAAATTTGTCAGATCATGAAAGGATGCATG GTTTATGCTGTTTCATCAACTGTCCATGCT TttactgtccgtcttattttacTTCTGTGGAGACTCGAGCTACCCTGTTTCCCAATGCTGGTGATTGCTGCTTGCAACTACT GCACATCAACTGCAATGTTATTTGAAAGGGCAAAATCATCCCAGTCACCAGATAGTTTGAAAGCAAAAAAGATTATCGTAACTTGTGCTGCTTTTGGAAGCTATGTTGCCCTGAGTACAGTTGTTTTTTTCATATTCACAACTAGGACTGACTTCATATCT CACATATTCAAAGCTAGACTGCTCCGTCTGCTCGTTGGCCATGACGAGGAGATTAAATCTGCCTTGTTTCTTCAAATGAGCATCCTTAACCATGCTTTTGGACTTTTCGCACAATCATGCGATGGCCACTGCTCTGGGCCTCTTGTTacaatttcttttgttttatctCAACTG GTGGCAACCGTCATTGCTGTTTATGGTGTCGCGAACTCTCCTCTACCAAAGGGCATAGGCTGGGGCTGGGCAGGATTTATCtggctctacaactttgtcttGCTTTTGAGCCTCATGTTGATCT GTGACCTGTGTAACCTTGCAAAGTTCAACATATCTGGGATAACCTGCAGGAGGCTGTTCACTAGTTGGACTCAGTGGATGGAGAAGTGCAGGAGGGTGCTCAACAGGGGTAAAATGTGGATGGTGATGTTGATATTTCCTGCTATCTCAGGCTTGATTCTTGTCTGGTCGATATGTGCATATCATGCCATGAAGGTCCAGCAGCAGTAG